The proteins below come from a single Pseudarthrobacter sp. SSS035 genomic window:
- a CDS encoding FAD-dependent oxidoreductase, with translation MTDLTKPFDVIVVGAGAAGLAAANRAADLGGRVLVLEKGQAAGGSAALSAGILWTAPNLEVLRRIQPDGDPVLGPLVVEGYEQAVQDVRDAGVKVSDEWLDHLEWGRACKVDILDLIAKWSAKVDATGGALLTSVTDIELILKDGRVAGATFVHNGERKTAFGQATVLATGGFQGDPELKQKFIGNGADDIAVRSNPQSVGDGFRLGAAAGGATSRHLSGFYGHTLPSPLPVSPEVFLRLTLYFSAYGIMVNRLGRRFTDESLGDEVSNQAVVREPGRRGVLIWDDEVQQKRALAVPYPSGMALDRHAEATKLGARTAETETLEELLEVVAGWGVDRAGLAATLENYQRASNGESVSLDAPLPERPSPLKKGPFRAVEFQPCITIPFGGLRVNGDCQVLDRDNRQVAGLFAAGADAGGAQDLRYVGGIVFGFVFGRRAADAALRGAESLAGNELVSVP, from the coding sequence ATGACTGACCTTACAAAACCCTTCGACGTGATTGTGGTCGGAGCCGGCGCGGCCGGACTTGCCGCCGCGAACCGTGCGGCGGATCTCGGCGGACGCGTTCTGGTGCTCGAGAAGGGCCAGGCTGCGGGCGGTTCCGCTGCCCTTTCGGCGGGCATTCTCTGGACGGCACCGAACCTTGAGGTTCTTCGCCGGATCCAGCCCGACGGCGATCCTGTACTTGGGCCGCTCGTCGTCGAAGGCTATGAGCAGGCCGTCCAGGACGTGCGCGACGCCGGCGTCAAAGTCAGCGACGAATGGCTCGACCACCTGGAGTGGGGGCGCGCGTGCAAGGTGGACATTCTCGACCTGATCGCGAAGTGGTCGGCGAAGGTTGATGCCACCGGCGGCGCCCTTCTCACCAGCGTCACCGACATTGAACTCATCCTCAAAGACGGCCGCGTGGCCGGAGCGACCTTTGTGCACAACGGCGAACGGAAGACGGCGTTCGGCCAGGCGACCGTCCTGGCCACCGGCGGATTCCAGGGCGATCCGGAGCTGAAGCAGAAGTTCATTGGCAACGGCGCCGATGACATTGCTGTCCGCAGCAACCCGCAATCGGTCGGTGACGGTTTCCGCCTGGGTGCCGCCGCAGGAGGGGCCACCAGCCGGCATCTTTCAGGCTTCTACGGCCACACTCTTCCCAGCCCGCTGCCTGTTTCGCCCGAGGTGTTCCTCCGGCTCACCCTCTACTTCTCCGCCTACGGGATCATGGTCAACCGGCTCGGCAGGCGATTCACGGACGAGTCGCTGGGCGACGAGGTTTCCAACCAGGCCGTTGTCCGTGAACCGGGCCGGCGGGGTGTCCTGATCTGGGATGACGAAGTCCAGCAGAAGCGTGCGCTGGCCGTGCCATATCCGAGCGGCATGGCCCTTGACCGGCACGCCGAAGCAACCAAACTCGGCGCGCGTACCGCGGAAACCGAGACCCTGGAAGAACTGCTCGAAGTAGTGGCCGGCTGGGGCGTGGACCGTGCGGGGCTCGCAGCGACGCTGGAGAACTACCAGCGTGCGTCCAACGGCGAATCCGTCAGCCTCGACGCGCCGCTGCCGGAGCGTCCCAGCCCGCTCAAGAAGGGCCCGTTCCGTGCCGTTGAGTTCCAACCGTGCATCACCATCCCTTTCGGCGGGCTGCGGGTCAACGGCGATTGCCAGGTCCTGGACAGGGACAACCGTCAAGTGGCCGGACTGTTTGCCGCGGGAGCCGACGCGGGCGGCGCCCAGGACCTCCGCTACGTCGGCGGCATCGTCTTTGGCTTCGTATTCGGCCGACGTGCGGCAGACGCAGCCTTGCGGGGCGCCGAATCGCTGGCTGGAAACGAACTGGTTTCAGTCCCGTGA
- a CDS encoding zinc-binding dehydrogenase, with protein sequence MSIVTLGRAVAWGRPKQLTVEDRPWPSPAPDEVVIRIESVGVCGTDVGIWRGNHDGVAAGTVLGHEFGGTVVEVGANVTDLVTGQLVAVDPNLVCGNCPACATGSRGLCSERRLMGRDLDGGLQSFLAVDVAQTIPIPGTPDPRALALIEPLAVGVHACTRAGVTAGARLGIIGGGAIGMACALQARSLGAGSITVVEPDALRRATIQEHGVSAIAPGDVPEQRWTIAIDTVGNGATISAVMDLMEPGSTICVAGLAQGGTLPPATELVRRELTLTGTFCYTSADLHTAAELVATHGLAALPNDLIHGFDQAPAAIEAFARGHLGRGKTIIIP encoded by the coding sequence GTGAGTATCGTGACGCTTGGCCGTGCGGTGGCTTGGGGCAGACCCAAACAGCTCACTGTCGAGGACCGTCCGTGGCCGTCGCCGGCGCCGGACGAAGTGGTGATCCGGATTGAGAGCGTCGGCGTCTGCGGCACGGACGTGGGCATCTGGCGCGGAAACCACGACGGCGTCGCCGCCGGTACCGTCCTCGGCCACGAATTCGGGGGCACAGTGGTGGAGGTCGGGGCGAACGTCACAGACCTGGTCACCGGCCAGTTGGTGGCTGTCGATCCGAACCTGGTCTGCGGAAATTGCCCGGCATGCGCTACCGGTTCCCGCGGCCTGTGCAGCGAGCGCCGGCTCATGGGCCGGGACCTCGACGGCGGCCTGCAAAGCTTCCTTGCCGTTGATGTTGCCCAGACCATCCCCATTCCCGGGACACCGGACCCGCGGGCTCTTGCCCTGATCGAACCGCTCGCCGTCGGCGTCCACGCCTGTACACGGGCCGGAGTCACCGCCGGTGCCCGGCTCGGCATCATCGGCGGCGGCGCCATCGGCATGGCCTGCGCCCTGCAGGCCCGCAGCCTCGGCGCCGGAAGCATCACCGTCGTCGAGCCTGACGCCCTCCGCCGCGCAACCATCCAAGAGCACGGCGTGAGCGCGATTGCCCCCGGGGACGTGCCCGAACAGCGGTGGACCATCGCCATCGACACCGTGGGCAACGGTGCCACCATCAGCGCGGTCATGGACCTGATGGAACCGGGCTCGACGATCTGCGTCGCCGGGCTCGCCCAGGGCGGGACGCTCCCTCCGGCGACGGAGCTCGTCCGGCGCGAACTCACGCTCACCGGCACCTTCTGCTACACCTCGGCGGACCTCCACACGGCCGCCGAACTAGTGGCCACCCACGGCCTCGCCGCACTTCCCAACGACCTCATCCACGGCTTCGACCAGGCACCCGCCGCCATCGAAGCGTTTGCCCGCGGCCACCTCGGGCGCGGCAAAACCATCATCATCCCTTAG